The following are encoded in a window of Gossypium raimondii isolate GPD5lz chromosome 13, ASM2569854v1, whole genome shotgun sequence genomic DNA:
- the LOC105783134 gene encoding vacuolar-sorting receptor 3 — translation MELRRLLHVVLSFWLLLCIGCSDGRFVVEKNSLTVTSPEKIKGTYDSAIGNFGIPQYGGSMAGTVVYPKDNQKGCKAFDEFSISFPSKPGSLPTFVLVDRGDCFFALKVWNVQKAGASAVLVADDIEEALITMDTPEEDSSSSKYIENITIPSALIQKSFGEALKKAISGADMVNVNLDWRESVPHPDDRVEYELWTNSNDECGVKCDMLMEFVKDFKGAAQILEKGGYTQFTPHYITWYCPQAFTISKQCKSQCINHGRYCAPDPEQDFSSGYEGKDVVIENLRQLCVFKVANESNKSWLWWDYVTDFQIRCPMKEKKYNKECADAVIKSLGLDSKKIEKCMGDPNVDADNPVLKEEQDAQVGKGSRGDVTILPTLVVNNRQYRGKLAKGAVLKAICSGFEETTEPAVCLSGDVETNECLDNNGGCWQDKAANLTACKDTFRGRVCECPLVDGLQFKGDGYSHCEASGPGRCNINNGGCWHKSQDGHTYSACVDTGDVKCQCPPGFRGDGINNCEDIDECKEKKACQCPECSCKDTWGSYECTCSGDLLYIRDHDTCISKSGTEVKSAWAAVWVILIGLAMASGGAYLVYKYRLRSYMDSEIRAIMAQYMPLDSQSEVPNHVSEDRA, via the exons ATGGAGCTGAGAAGATTGTTACATGTTGTTCTAAGTTTTTGGTTGCTGTTGTGTATAGGGTGTAGTGATGGGAGGTTTGTGGTCGAAAAGAACAGCTTGACGGTGACTTCGccggagaagattaagggaacCTACGACAGTGCAATTGGGAACTTTGGGATACCTCAATATGGGGGAAGCATGGCTGGTACTGTGGTTTACCCTAAGGATAACCAAAAGGGTTGTAAAGCTTTTGATGAGTTCAGTATTTCCTTTCCATCCAAGCCTGGTTCTCTTCCTACTTTTGTTTTGGTGGATCGTGGAG ATTGCTTCTTTGCTTTAAAGGTTTGGAATGTTCAGAAGGCTGGTGCTTCTGCGGTGCTTGTTGCGGATGATATTGAAGAAGCTTTAATAACCATGGACACACCAGAAGAGGATAGTTCATCTTCTAAATACATTGAAAATATAACAATTCCGTCTGCCCTTATTCAGAAATCTTTTGGTGAAGCTCTAAAGAAAGCAATCAGTGGTGCAGATATGGTTAATGTTAATCTTGATTGGCGCGAGTCTGTTCCGCACCCTGATGATCGTGTGGAGTACGAGCTATGGACCAACAGCAACGATGAATGTGGAGTTAAATGTGATATGCTGATGGAATTCGTGAAGGATTTCAAGGGTGCCGCACAGATACTTGAAAAAGGTGGCTATACTCAATTCACACCCCATTATATAACTTGGTACTGCCCTCAGGCTTTCACCATAAGCAAACAGTGCAAATCTCAATGCATTAACCATGGAAGGTATTGTGCACCTGATCCCGAACAAGATTTTAGCTCCGGTTATGAGGGGAAAGATGTCGTGATTGAAAACTTAAGGCAGCTATGCGTTTTCAAAGTGGCAAATGAGAGCAATAAGTCCTGGTTGTGGTGGGACTACGTGACAGATTTTCAAATAAGATGCCCCATGAAGGAGAAAAAATATAACAAGGAATGCGCCGATGCTGTTATCAAATCTCTTg GGCTTGACagtaaaaagattgaaaagtgTATGGGAGACCCTAATGTTGATGCAGATAATCCTGTTCTAAAAGAAGAACAAGATGCCCAA GTGGGGAAAGGATCTAGAGGTGATGTTACTATATTGCCTACGCTTGTTGTCAACAATCGCCAATACAGAG GAAAGCTGGCCAAAGGTGCTGTTCTGAAGGCCATCTGTTCTGGTTTCGAAGAGACTACTGAACCAGCTGTTTGTTTGAGCGGTG ATGTTGAGACGAATGAATGCTTGGATAACAATGGTGGTTGTTGGCAAGATAAAGCAGCCAATCTCACAGCTTGCAAG GATACATTTCGAGGGAGGGTCTGTGAATGTCCCTTGGTTGATGGTCTGCAGTTCAAAGGAGATGGATATAGTCACTGTGAAG CTAGTGGCCCTGGAAGGTGCAATATTAACAATGGAGGTTGTTGGCATAAATCACAAGACGGACACACGTACTCTGCTTGTGTG GATACTGGAGATGTTAAATGCCAGTGCCCTCCCGGGTTTAGAGGTGATGGTATCAACAATTGTGAAG ATATTGATGAATGCAAAGAGAAGAAAGCCTGCCAGTGCCCTGAATGTAGCTGCAAAGACACCTGGGGAAGCTATGAGTGCACTTGCAGTGGAGATCTTCTGTATATCAGGGACCACGATACCTGTATAA GTAAGAGTGGTACTGAAGTAAAATCGGCATGGGCTGCTGTTTGGGTCATTTTAATTGGCTTGGCAATGGCTAGTGGTGGTGCATATCTTGTTTACAAATATAGATTAAGG TCGTACATGGATTCCGAAATCCGAGCTATAATGGCACAATACATGCCTTTGGATAGTCAATCCGAAGTTCCAAACCACGTAAGTGAAGATCGTGCATGA
- the LOC105784152 gene encoding mitotic checkpoint protein BUB3.2 produces the protein MTSAQPPAPGRELSNPPTDGISNLRFSNHSDHLLVSSWDKTVRLYDASADSLRGEFMHGGPVLDCCFHDDSSGFSASADNTVRRIVFSHGKEDILGRHDAPVRCIEYSYAAGQVITGSWDKTLKCWDPRGASGQERTLVGTYPQPERVYSLSLVGNRLVVATAGRQVNVYDLRNMSQPEQRRESSLKYQTRCVRCYPNGTGYALSSVEGRVAMEFFDLSEASQAKKYAFKCHRKSEAGRDIVYPVNAIAFHPVYGTFATGGCDGFVNVWDGNNKKRLYQYSKYPTSIAALSFSRDGRLLAVASSYTFEEGEKPHEPDAIFVRSVNEIEVKPKPKVYPNPPA, from the exons ATGACATCCGCCCAGCCGCCGGCACCGGGACGCGAGCTCTCCAACCCTCCGACGGATGGGATCTCGAACCTCCGATTCTCCAACCACAGCGATCACCTACTCGTCTCCTCATGGGATAAG ACTGTGAGATTGTATGACGCGAGTGCCGATTCATTACGAGGAGAGTTCATGCACGGTGGGCCTGTACTCGATTGTTGCTTCCATGATGATTCCTCTGGGTTTAGTGCCAGCGCTGATAATACGGTTAGGAG GATAGTGTTTAGCCATGGAAAGGAGGATATTTTAGGTAGACATGATGCTCCCGTGCGTTGTATAGAGTACTCTTATGCAGCAG GGCAAGTTATCACAGGCAGTTGGGACAAGACATTGAAATGTTGGGATCCCAGAGGTGCAAGTGGCCAGGAGCGTACTCTTGTTGGCACATACCCACAGCCTGAGCGAGTTTACTCATTATCTCTTGTTGGAAATCGTTTAGTTGTGGCAACTGCAGGAAGACAAGTAAATGTTTACGACCTGCGGAATATGTCGCAACCTGAGCAACGAAGAGAATCTTCATTGAAATATCAAACTAGGTGTGTGAGATGTTATCCGAATGGAACAG GATACGCTCTTAGTTCGGTTGAAGGGCGGGTGGCAATGGAGTTCTTTGATCTTTCAGAGGCCAGTCAAGCCAAAAA ATATGCCTTTAAGTGCCATCGGAAATCTGAGGCTGGACGGGACATTGTATATCCAGTAAATGCTATTGCATTCCATCCTGT CTATGGTACATTTGCAACTGGAGGTTGTGATGGTTTTGTTAATGTGTGGGATGGAAACAATAAGAAGAGGCTGTATCAG TACTCAAAGTACCCAACGAGCATTGCAGCTCTTTCGTTCAGTAGAGATGGACGATTGTTGGCTGTGGCATCAAGTTACACGTTTGAAGAGGGGGAGAAGCC ACATGAACCGGATGCCATTTTTGTTCGAAGTGTAAACGAAATAGAAGTGAAGCCGAAACCAAAAGTGTACCCTAACCCTCCGGCATAG